From Penaeus chinensis breed Huanghai No. 1 chromosome 29, ASM1920278v2, whole genome shotgun sequence:
gaattggcATTTTTTCCCCCCAATGTTGATAcgatctctctccccccccccccctctctcctcatccccaatccccccttctcctttataGTGAGGATGTATTGCTGGTTTAGGGTTTTCATGAATCTTCTCGTCGTAACCACAGGCGAAGGCCAAGAGGGGGGCGTGGCCGCAGGACCTCCCTCCTGgggccccccccacctccccttctcctcccccccccctctcgtcaaCAAACTCCCTTACACGCCATATCCTGTTATTAATATTCCACCAGGAAAGTAAAACGATAACCATATCTTAGTAAACGACATATATCAttccagataatatatatatatatatttaatctatatattttccaaaatgttgtatcatccccccccccctccctccctccagtttctctttctccctttctccctttctccctttctcactcccctctttcgcCTGATCTCTCACGgcccgtttttttttaatttgttatttaaTTCCTTAGCATATCATGTTGAATAACATTACTTAGGATCATGTTTCTCACATATCAGCTGATTTATATTTGAGGttttacaaaagaagaaaaattataatgcttGTCTGATAATCCGTCAAGAGTTGTTTTTTTTGACTCGAACATGCAAGTTGGGCACAGGATATGTTTGTTTTGAAGGGATCGAAAAAATAAAGTTGTTCATTAAaatgtctcgttttctttcatctggccttttttttacacataggtggAGTATAAACATAGAACTCCCTTGTTGAAAGATGGAAAATCAATCCTAAAATTTTGTTCAGCatgataaaagtgaaataatgaaagaagaaatcAAGTTTTGTTCAAAGAATTGATTTTGAAATGCAAGTAATTCATTCACCTTTTAAGATTTAAttgaaattatacaaaaaaaattatatcctgAACAAAAGTATCCAGAACCTGGTTTTAAACCGAGTAAATTCAAAAGTGAAATgctgagaggaaaaaaatgatttcCCGCAGGCGATACTTTGCTGATAAGTAATTGGTCCAGACGTCAgccaatttgaaaaaaaaaatgggcgacTACTATGGTGAAAGTATACCAAAATTCGCGCAATAAAATACGATTGATTTTCGTATGTCACGAGTGGAATTATATGCTGACCTTGTATCTCCCAGTTGAAGAGGCATCCGTGAGCTTATCATTTTGTAGTGGAGAgtcacatgcaacacacacaaagCTCACCAAActtacacacgctcacccaacacgcacgcacactggcATTCATAAAACCAAACCCACTCGAACCAAAATGTACGTAATGTCTATTTTGGTTCAATGAAGAATGAAGACAGTCGACGTGCCTGTGATAGAACTAGCATGCGCGGTTGCATATCCAGACTAGGAAGTTGCAAATTACCAGTTAATGCAGTTGACGGCCGGAGAGGACTCGTCTGAGGACCCCTGAAACGGTGCTTTGCTGAAACGGTTTATTTGATCGAGTTCAGAGTGAAAAACATGTGGCTCTTTTTGATGCACTGTAACACACTACAAGTAATTGTTGTTTATCAATATTCAATATCACTATAGTTATCAAATGTGCTTTTATATCTGTACTTTCAGATCGCGAACTGCTTTGTGTTTGGAaagtagcattattttttttcgcattttgaaataaaaatgaacatagGGTATTTGTTTCCATTGCAATGCCACAGCCTTGATAATGAAGTTGCATTTTCCCAAGTCAAGTTTTAATAACTTTAGCATGTATCATGATAAATCATTCAATACCTCTCATGTAgtcaatttattaattattattaattaatattaaatcattaatttttttttagtcaCCGTAAATTGTTTCGTTTAGATTTTATTAAAGTCTTTTAGTAACTGGGAAATTAAACAAAATTTCATGTATCAGTTATTTATTTTCGATATAAAAAtctatttacattaatatatatatataaaatctaaattcgttcatatatctatttacacataatataaataaaacattaaaatgcTAATTGCAATGATAgactagatagagaaataaaatagGATAAAAGTTCTATAAACGATGAATACATATGaaacatacaatgaacacacagtAAGTACAGTTACACTTTCAACCACACGAACTTAGAACATTCCACTCCGCACGCTATTTGTTGCAACTGTTCAATGCCATCGTCTGCCATGGCATGAGTTGAGCCGACCACGATTTCCGAGCCCTTCACGTCCCGCTGCCGAAGACCTTCCAACCATTTCTGACATCCTTCGAAGTCCAATTCGCTGCTTCGAAGTACCAGCCGCTTGTATGTGGTGCTGAGGGCGCGCGCCACTTGACAAGACCACTCGGTACTCGACTCTTTCACCCTCCACATGTCCACTACGAGTTGCGTATCCTCGCTGGGGATCCTCAGAGGAAGGATTTTGGTGGGTGGTGTATCAGGGGAGGCATCAAGGTTCAAATAAAGTAAGCCCAAGTCTGACATCCTTTCGAGGGTGTGGTTAAGAGGCTGGATCATGTCCGGAGTCACGTGAAGCGCCAGGCGTTGGAGGGAAGCGGGGAGGCGGAGCAGGGCCTCCGCACTCAAACGCCCTGCGAAGTGCTCCAGGTAACAGGATTTTCCGACGATAATATCCAGGTATTCGTCTGATGTTTCTGACTTTTCTGACCAGAAGTGCTGAtacagatgaagggagagggttaAGTTGGGAGTCTGCGAGCATATTTGGAGGACTTCCCGCAAGTGAGGGAAGTTTGTGGCAGTCTCGCATACAGTGACGGTGAGGCGACGCGGTGGTTTGATTTTCAAGACGTTAACGAGAGTTGACGAGATAGCGAAGTCCTCGACCTTCCATTCGTCGCCCATCTGATTTAAAATCTCTCTTGTTATCGTTGGTTCCTCTTTGGCCTCGTCGATGTACTGAAGCCACTGCGACGTCTTGTCCACTCCGGCATCCTTCAGCAAAGAAACAATTTCAGCTGCCCTCTCCTTCAGCCTCCCCGGCATGTGCACTGCTAACAAACCCAGCAAATACTTTACCATCGCTTGCAGATTGGGCCCAATAGCATCGCCAATTTCTTTGGCTTGTAGACGCAACAGATCACGAATAGCTGTCTGGCGCTTAACACATCGCCGACAGAGAAAGTTGGCTGCGTAGTACTGCATGGTCGAGCGCTGCGCAAAGAAAACGTTCCTCGGGCAGGTCAGGATGTTGCTTCCTTGCTCGTGAGTGTAGTTCAGAAAGGCGGATATCAGAgactcctcctccagctccaacTTCCGGCATTTCTTGATCAGCGCCAACAAGTCCTTTTGTTCGATGACGTTGTACCCTTTGACCAAACTCTTGGCCGCGACCCGACTCAGGGTTTCGAGAAAATTACTCAACTTTGACCTGACGATAGCTTTCGTGATCATCCCAGGCAGGAGCGAACGTGTTATGTTCTGCAAGACCTTTTGACTGATTAGTTCCTGTATGAGGATGAAGATTTCCGTTACAGTGGTAGAGTTATTGATGCGCTCTGGATAGAAGGCCCAACAGATTGCCAGGGCATTGAGGACTTCGGGAGACCTAAGGTGATCCTGCAAACATGGTCTCTTGGCTGTGATCAGATTGTAGAGCTTATTGCCACATTCCTCGTCAATGCTTGCGTTGCTAATGCCATGCTGCATGATCTTCCATACGTGCTGGACTGTCTGATCGTCAGGTATTCCTTCCACTTCGAGAAACAAAACCCTCTTGTGCTGAGTAACAATTCTCTTCTGgatttccttcgctttctccctgGAGGCCGTGGCTACGATGCGCGTCTCGGGTGACATCAGCCTGAAAAATTCTTCCAAAACCCCGAAGGATCTCGTGTCAAGGCCCTCGATGTCATCCAGTAACAGCAGAATCCGGAGAGAAAACATGTGCTGTTGGAATTCTTGAGGCTGGTACTTCGAAGAGGTCCGAGGCAGCAGAAGACAGAACAACTCACTGAGCGAACCGAATCCCACATTTAAACACTCCAAGTAAAGCACAGCATCAAAGCTATCCAGATTACAAATGGCTTTCTTGTCACTCACATTTGCGTCCATTATGAATTTCAATAAGGTCGATTTTCCCATCCCACTCAAAGCGGAGAGTAAAACCACCTGAGGCCTAGATTCGTCACAATCCCTTGCTACAAGAATATCGGGAATTTCAACGTAACTCTCCGCAACTGTCAACTGCCTCTGTACTATTTGAGTTTCATCACGCTTGAGCATTGGGTATGTGAATACCTTTGAAACATTCACTTTCCGCCCAGCTATGTCTACCAAGGAAACGCATTCGGCGAGGCGAACAAACTCCTCCGAACACTCTTTGCGGATGCTCTCCCTCTCAAacgccctcctctctttctcgtactCGGCCACAGTTGCCGGTGGTACAGGCGAGTCTCGAATGGCGATAATATCCCTCTCCACCGCGGTCGTCTTGGCCAGAACCTCAGACTCGTCCACGCCGTACCTCTGGCCAGCCTTCTGGAAGGTCTTCGTGAACAAGATCTTCAGTTCCTCCAGTTTGAGCACCGTGTCTTCCGGAGTGAGCTTCAGCTTCTCGTGGGCGACCGCATTTCGCTTGGTCTTGATGGCGTAGAGACAGTACTCTAAGGACTCGGACTCGGGCCTGATCCAGTCCGAATCGCTCGCCTCCTTGAGTCCACAGACCATCTGCATGAGCTTGTAGATCAACGTAATATCGAAGTCTCCCACCGGCTCGCCATTTTCTATCTTCCTCCGCTGAGAGGCGTCGAAGTCCTTGCGAAACCTCGTGTTGTTGTAGCCTGGGAGCCTGAAGAGAGCCTCCTTAATGGGCTCCGAACCGCCCTGGTAGCCCCACGCGAACACGTCCACGCACACCCTGTGGCCGACGCGCATGACGCCGATGTAGAACTTCAGGTAATTGTGCTCCTCCATGTCCAGGCCGGAGACGTTGTTGTTCAGGTTAGCAGTCATCTTGTCGGCTCTCGTCCACGCAACTCGTCTGAAAAAAAGGTTGGCTGTACTGTACtgtggcacgcacgcacgcacgcgcacacgcacacacacagatagaatagaagatagaaaagagaagaggagggagagggagagggagagagagagagaaagagagagagggggagagagagggagggagagagagagagagagagagagagagagagagagagagagagagagagagagagagagagagagagagagagagagagagagagagagagagagaagagagagagaaagagagagagaagagagagagagagaagagagagagagagaagagagagagagagaagagagagagagagaagagagagagagagaagagagagagagagaagagagagagagagagagagagagagagagagagagagagagagagagagagagagagagagagagagagagagagagagagagagagagagagagagagagagagagagagagagagagagagagagagagagagagagagagagagagaagagagaaagagagaggagagagagagagaagaaagagagagagagagaagagagagagagagaagagagagagagagaagagagagagagagaagagagagagagagaagagagagagagagaagagagaagaggagagaagagagaagaggagagaagagagaagagagaagaggagagaagagagaagagagaagaggagagaagagaaaagagagaagaggagagaagagaaaagagagaagaggagagaagagagaagagagaaggggagagaagagagaagagagaagaggagagaagagagaagagagaagaagaggagagaagagagaagaggagagaagagagaagaggagagaa
This genomic window contains:
- the LOC125040817 gene encoding uncharacterized protein LOC125040817, giving the protein MTANLNNNVSGLDMEEHNYLKFYIGVMRVGHRVCVDVFAWGYQGGSEPIKEALFRLPGYNNTRFRKDFDASQRRKIENGEPVGDFDITLIYKLMQMVCGLKEASDSDWIRPESESLEYCLYAIKTKRNAVAHEKLKLTPEDTVLKLEELKILFTKTFQKAGQRYGVDESEVLAKTTAVERDIIAIRDSPVPPATVAEYEKERRAFERESIRKECSEEFVRLAECVSLVDIAGRKVNVSKVFTYPMLKRDETQIVQRQLTVAESYVEIPDILVARDCDESRPQVVLLSALSGMGKSTLLKFIMDANVSDKKAICNLDSFDAVLYLECLNVGFGSLSELFCLLLPRTSSKYQPQEFQQHMFSLRILLLLDDIEGLDTRSFGVLEEFFRLMSPETRIVATASREKAKEIQKRIVTQHKRVLFLEVEGIPDDQTVQHVWKIMQHGISNASIDEECGNKLYNLITAKRPCLQDHLRSPEVLNALAICWAFYPERINNSTTVTEIFILIQELISQKVLQNITRSLLPGMITKAIVRSKLSNFLETLSRVAAKSLVKGYNVIEQKDLLALIKKCRKLELEEESLISAFLNYTHEQGSNILTCPRNVFFAQRSTMQYYAANFLCRRCVKRQTAIRDLLRLQAKEIGDAIGPNLQAMVKYLLGLLAVHMPGRLKERAAEIVSLLKDAGVDKTSQWLQYIDEAKEEPTITREILNQMGDEWKVEDFAISSTLVNVLKIKPPRRLTVTVCETATNFPHLREVLQICSQTPNLTLSLHLYQHFWSEKSETSDEYLDIIVGKSCYLEHFAGRLSAEALLRLPASLQRLALHVTPDMIQPLNHTLERMSDLGLLYLNLDASPDTPPTKILPLRIPSEDTQLVVDMWRVKESSTEWSCQVARALSTTYKRLVLRSSELDFEGCQKWLEGLRQRDVKGSEIVVGSTHAMADDGIEQLQQIACGVECSKFVWLKV